In Erythrolamprus reginae isolate rEryReg1 chromosome 10, rEryReg1.hap1, whole genome shotgun sequence, one DNA window encodes the following:
- the LRRC43 gene encoding leucine-rich repeat-containing protein 43, translating into MEGLSASAAFWDHLRTLCLNQFPCGVGSWNKSRFPPRLPPRIHGLPAPKPAPVRRYGLLPPNEETVEALTDFLRCPDSPWALPPDCSPPEEQLRELAVLQPRIIQPGFVCCFFRSLRIVNKGVTEIDVGLLKFPNLEELILTANHIRTIPAANLPPGLKVLELCGNEVQSLRDLCTSPPPTLQHLGLGHNCQLGSSEEQYLATVFWPNLVSLDLSYNNFTNLLSLLSKLCTLKKLRILILQGNPFALLPGYRGFTIDSLPHMSVFDDVIITPEERHNFLNLSTFPEALQKDVQLIVTMGKMRGLPNPFHPEDLETRPDSPIVTYNYYVTYEFAKGERKEKGDSKRRVTLVGGDAVVSPLMPVDGKTSEPGSSQSELEANTHSTAKKSWTETIDCDYRKEHLTDDLVALKAYLLAGTTVSVVEEKVVSWPVVPTPDEKTGKKGKGKGKEKEKEKGKEKDKGKDKGKEKDTGKGGSKKKRKSTSPELRSDPPIVKVLGSSHVSLETLLAGASLLETVCDFGVQISERNATPPSPKDKEGKKGAKKDGKAKPGAESATSKRTPPPPTPSPVKGKGRKKDSSEGTDPQLSQPQPLTVEFRMQHIKWDMTPSFLNMLEAAE; encoded by the exons ATGGAAGGGCTGAGCGCCTCGGCCGCCTTTTGGGACCACCTGCGCACTCTCTGCCTGAACCAATTCCCCTGCGGGGTGGGGAGCTGG AACAAATCCCGCTTCCCCCCTCGCCTGCCTCCGCGCATCCACGGCTTGCCTGCTCCCAAACCCGCTCCCGTCCGGCGCTATGGCCTCCTGCCGCCCAACGAAGAGACGGTGGAGGCCCTGACCGACTTCCTGCGCTGCCCGGACTCCCCCTGGGCCTTGCCCCCTGACTGTAGCCCCCCCGAGGAGCAGCTGCGGGAACTGGCCGTCTTGCAGCCCCGAATCATCCAGCCTGGGTTCGTCTGCTGCTTCTTCAGGTCGCTCCGGATCGTGAACAAGGGG GTGACTGAAATCGATGTGGGGTTGTTGAAGTTCCCCAATTTGGAAGAGCTGATCCTGACAGCGAATCATATCCGCACCATCCCGGCTGCGAATCTCCCTCCGGGCCTGAAG gTGCTGGAGCTTTGTGGCAATGAAGTGCAGAGTTTAAGGGACCTGTGCACATCACCCCCACCCACACTTCAACATCTGGGTCTCGGTCACAACTGTCAGCTCGGCTCCTCGGAGGAACAATACTTGGCCACTGTTTTCTG GCCCAACCTTGTCTCCCTGGATTTGAGCTACAACAACTTTACCAACCTCCTGAGCCTCCTCTCCAAGCTTTGCACCTTGAAAAAACTCCGGATCCTCATCCTGCAGGGAAACCCCTTTGCCCTCCTGCCAGGTTACCGGGGTTTTACCATCGACAGCCTGCCCCACATGTCCGTCTTCGATGACGTCATCATCACCCCAGAGGAGAGGCATAATTTCCTCAACCTGTCCACCTTCCCAG AGGCTTTACAGAAGGACGTCCAGCTGATTGTCACCATGGGCAAAATGCGAGGGCTCCCCAACCCATTTCACCCAGAGGACCTGGAAACCCGACCCGACTCCCCAATCGTAACCTACAACTACTACGTGACGTATGAATTTgccaagggagaaagaaaagagaagggagacagcaag CGCAGGGTGACCTTGGTTGGAGGGGATGCAGTGGTCTCGCCCTTAATGCCGGTGGACGGAAAGACAAGTGAACCTGGATCTTCTCAGTCTGAGCTGGAAG CAAATACCCACTCCACCGCCAAGAAGAGCTGGACCGAGACCATTGACTGCGACTACCGAAAAGAGCATCTCACGGACGACCTGGTGGCGCTCAAGGCTTATCTTCTGGCCGGAACTACCGTGTCGGTTGTTGAGGAAAAG GTTGTCTCCTGGCCCGTGGTCCCCACTCCTGACGAAAAaacagggaagaaaggaaaagggaaaggaaaggagaaagagaaggagaaagggaaggagaaagacaaagggaaggacaaagggaaggagaaagacactggaaag GGTgggagcaaaaagaaaagaaaatccaccTCCCCCGAGCTCCGAAGTGACCCCCCCATTGTGAAGGTCTTGGGCTCCTCTCACGTCAGCTTAGAAACACTGCTGGCAGGGGCCTCGTTGCTGGAGACCGTCTGCGATTTCGGGGTGCAGATAAGCGAGCGGAACGCCACCCCGCCCTCGCCCAAAGACAAG GAGGGTAAGAAGGGGGCCAAAAAAGACGGCAAAGCCAAACCAGGGGCTGAGAGCGCAACCTCCAAAAGGACCCCCCCACCTCCAACCCCATCACCTGTCAAAG gGAAGGGGCGGAAGAAGGATTCTTCAGAGGGGACCGATCCACAACTCAGCCAGCCCCAGCCATTGACCGTGGAGTTTCGAATGCAGCACATCAAATGGGACATGACCCCCTCCTTCTTAAACATGCTGGAAGCCGCGGAATAG